A genomic segment from Eulemur rufifrons isolate Redbay chromosome 19, OSU_ERuf_1, whole genome shotgun sequence encodes:
- the ACTR1B gene encoding beta-centractin, whose product MESYDIIANQPVVIDNGSGVIKAGFAGDQIPKYCFPNYVGRPKHMRVMAGALEGDLFIGPKAEEHRGLLAIRYPMEHGVVRDWNDMERIWQYVYSKDQLQTFSEEHPVLLTEAPLNPSKNREKAAEVFFETFNVPALFISMQAVLSLYATGRTTGVVLDSGDGVTHAVPIYEGFAMPHSIMRVDIAGRDVSRYLRLLLRKEGVDFHTSAEFEVVRTIKERACYLSINPQKDEALETEKVQYTLPDGSTLDVGPARFRAPELLFQPDLVGEESEGLHEVLAFSIHKSDMDLRRTLFANIVLSGGSTLFKGFGDRLLSEVKKLAPKDVKIKISAPQERLYSTWIGGSILASLDTFKKMWVSKKEYEEDGSRAIHRKTF is encoded by the exons ATGGAGTCCTACGACATCATCGCCAACCAGCCCGTGGTCATCGACAAC GGTTCAGGGGTGATCAAGGCTGGCTTTGCAGGAGACCAGATTCCCAAGTACTGTTTCCCAAACTA TGTCGGGCGGCCTAAGCACATGCGGGTGATGGCTGGAGCCCTGGAAGGGGACCTCTTCATTGGACCAAAAGCAGAG gagcaCCGGGGGCTGCTGGCCATCCGCTATCCCATGGAGCATGGCGTGGTGCGGGACTGGAACGACATGGAGCGCATCTGGCAGTATGTCTACTCCAAGGATCAGCTGCAGACCTTCTCCGAGGAG CACCCTGTTCTTCTAACGGAGGCCCCGCTCAACCCAAGTAAGAACCGAGAGAAGGCAGCAGAGGTGTTCTTTGAGACCTTCAACGTGCCGGCCCTGTTCATCTCCATGCAGGCTGTGCTCAGTCT GTACGCAACAGGACGCACGACAGGAGTGGTTTTAGACTCTGGGGATGGGGTCACTCACGCAGTCCCCATCTATGAGGGCTTTGCCATGCCACACTCCATCATGCGGGTGGACATTGCTGGCCGTGATGTCTCCCGCTATCTCCGGCTGCTGCTGCGTAAGGAAGGGGTCGACTTTCACACCTCAGCTGAATTTGAGGTTGTCCGGACCATCAAAGAG CGAGCCTGCTACCTGTCCATCAACCCGCAGAAGGACGAGGCTCTGGAGACGGAGAAGGTGCAATACACCTTGCCAGACGGCAGCACGCTCGAT GTGGGGCCTGCACGATTCCGGGCTCCCGAGCTGCTGTTCCAGCCGGACCTGGTGGGGGAGGAGAGTGAGGGGCTCCATGAGGTGCTGGCCTTCTCCATCCACAAGTCCGACATGGACCTTCGCCGGACACTATTTGCCAACATCGTGCTCTCGGGTGGCTCAACGCTTTTCAAAG GCTTTGGTGACCGATTACTAAGCGAAGTGAAGAAGCTTGCCCCAAAGGATGTCAAAATCAAG ATCTCAGCCCCCCAGGAACGGCTGTATTCCACGTGGATCGG TGGCTCCATCCTGGCCTCGCTGGACACTTTTAAGAAGATGTGGGTGTCCAAAAAGGAGTATGAAGAGGATGGCTCCCGTGCTATTCATCGCAAAACCTTCTAG